In a single window of the Acidobacteriota bacterium genome:
- a CDS encoding BrnT family toxin, with amino-acid sequence MDVGFDWSVEKNQLLIQQRGISFEIVVSVMEQGGLVDVVEHPNQDRYPGQLIYVVEIDEYIYLVPFVIQTDGTRFLRTIIPSRKAMRDYRRRQPK; translated from the coding sequence ATGGACGTCGGCTTTGACTGGAGCGTAGAGAAGAACCAGCTACTCATCCAACAGCGGGGAATCTCATTCGAGATCGTCGTATCCGTCATGGAGCAGGGTGGCTTGGTGGACGTGGTGGAGCATCCCAACCAGGACCGCTACCCGGGACAGTTGATCTACGTTGTGGAGATCGACGAGTACATCTACCTCGTGCCTTTTGTGATTCAGACCGACGGCACTCGCTTTCTGAGGACGATTATTCCCAGCCGGAAGGCGATGAGAGACTATCGGAGGAGGCAACCAAAGTGA
- a CDS encoding DoxX family protein, whose translation MAQTFAGKSWDEITLNALRIMTGFLMMPHGAQKLFGALGREAVPLASLPGVAGVLEFFGGLALLVGFYTRPVAFVLSGLMAAAYWLAHGTKDFWPILNQGELAALYCFVFLYLAAKGGGDWSIDGCMGK comes from the coding sequence ATGGCTCAAACATTTGCCGGCAAGAGTTGGGACGAGATCACGCTCAATGCGCTGCGCATCATGACCGGATTCCTGATGATGCCCCATGGCGCCCAGAAGCTCTTCGGAGCCCTGGGACGGGAGGCCGTGCCCCTGGCCTCGCTTCCGGGGGTCGCCGGGGTACTGGAATTCTTCGGAGGACTGGCCCTTCTGGTGGGCTTCTACACCCGTCCGGTGGCTTTCGTGCTTTCCGGCCTGATGGCCGCCGCCTATTGGCTGGCCCACGGCACCAAGGACTTCTGGCCGATTCTCAATCAGGGCGAGCTGGCCGCCCTCTACTGCTTCGTCTTTCTCTACCTGGCGGCCAAGGGCGGAGGCGACTGGTCCATCGACGGCTGCATGGGCAAGTAG
- the pdxA gene encoding 4-hydroxythreonine-4-phosphate dehydrogenase PdxA, which translates to MPMNRKPRIGITLGDVAGIGPEVALKALLDPAVEQQCIPVIIGEESIVAHYASRLLPRRRLHRVEQAQSAGHDPTRIHLLDLKNIRFSEVELGRVSKECGKASLEFIRAGVSDCLDRNMDALVTGPIHKEAAQLAGIGVPGHTEYLAALCRVPEVRMLLVVDHLRAIHATTHLALRQALERIRAPRILETIRFGRLALKQLGLQRSRIAVAGLNPHAGEGGLFGTEEADQILPAIEAARSEGIDAEGPVSPDTVFHRMNRGEFDLVVALYHDQGHIPLKLMGFDSGVNITIGLPIIRTSVDHGTAFDIAGQLKANPASMVKAIHLACTMARHKE; encoded by the coding sequence ATGCCCATGAACCGGAAGCCCCGCATCGGCATCACCCTGGGCGACGTGGCCGGTATCGGTCCCGAGGTGGCCCTCAAGGCTCTGCTGGACCCGGCGGTGGAACAGCAGTGCATCCCCGTCATCATCGGGGAAGAGTCCATCGTGGCACACTACGCCTCGCGGCTGCTGCCCCGGCGTCGGCTCCACCGAGTGGAGCAAGCGCAGTCGGCCGGTCACGATCCCACGCGCATCCATCTGCTGGATCTCAAGAACATCCGCTTTTCCGAAGTGGAGCTGGGCCGGGTCAGCAAGGAGTGCGGCAAAGCCAGCCTGGAATTCATTCGGGCGGGAGTCTCGGACTGCCTGGACAGGAACATGGATGCCCTGGTAACCGGTCCCATCCACAAGGAGGCCGCCCAGTTGGCGGGTATCGGTGTTCCGGGGCACACCGAGTACCTGGCGGCGCTGTGCCGGGTCCCCGAAGTACGCATGCTGCTGGTGGTGGACCACCTCAGGGCCATCCACGCCACTACCCACCTGGCCCTGCGCCAGGCCCTGGAGAGGATCCGGGCACCGCGCATCCTGGAGACCATCCGGTTCGGCCGCCTGGCCCTGAAACAACTGGGCCTCCAGCGCAGCCGTATCGCCGTGGCCGGACTCAATCCCCACGCCGGGGAGGGCGGACTCTTCGGCACCGAGGAAGCCGACCAGATCCTGCCCGCCATCGAGGCGGCCCGGAGCGAGGGGATCGACGCCGAGGGCCCGGTTTCCCCCGACACCGTTTTCCACCGCATGAACCGAGGCGAGTTCGACCTGGTGGTGGCCCTCTACCACGACCAGGGCCACATCCCCTTGAAGCTGATGGGTTTCGACAGCGGCGTCAACATCACCATCGGCCTGCCCATCATCCGCACCTCGGTGGACCACGGCACCGCCTTCGACATCGCCGGTCAGCTCAAGGCAAACCCTGCCAGCATGGTCAAAGCCATCCACCTCGCCTGCACCATGGCGAGACATAAAGAGTGA
- a CDS encoding glycosyltransferase family 9 protein has translation MHLLSIIPGAIGDFILTLPAVAWLQSHLRPDRMELWVARGNLPLARSLGYADTAEALQDTGIESYPPRQECLRRMRTFDRIISWWGSGNPEFVDRIRAIHPRVDFLGALPRESGLHMIEFRRAQLERIFGSTPGFSATPRIHWTREEDRFAQRFWAARPGNSGVAVHPGASGPGKRWPTRHFAEVGRSLSRDPSCRLLLLEGPLDGETVKEVRAGLAEHSARWETVSIENLSRLAAVLSRCRLFIGNDSGITHLAAALGIRTIALFLDTDPRIWAPRGPRVELLRRPGVEQVLSIIRH, from the coding sequence TTGCATCTCCTTTCGATCATCCCCGGCGCCATCGGCGACTTCATCCTGACGCTTCCCGCGGTGGCCTGGCTGCAGTCCCACCTGCGCCCGGACCGGATGGAACTGTGGGTGGCCCGCGGCAATCTGCCGCTTGCCCGATCGCTCGGCTACGCCGACACCGCCGAGGCCCTGCAGGACACCGGCATCGAGAGCTATCCGCCCAGGCAGGAGTGCCTGAGGCGCATGCGGACCTTTGACAGGATCATCTCTTGGTGGGGGAGCGGCAATCCGGAATTCGTGGACCGCATCCGGGCCATCCACCCCCGGGTCGACTTTCTCGGGGCGCTGCCCCGCGAGTCCGGCCTCCACATGATCGAATTCAGGCGGGCTCAACTGGAGCGGATCTTCGGCTCCACCCCGGGGTTCTCAGCCACTCCCCGGATCCATTGGACCCGGGAGGAGGATCGATTCGCCCAGCGCTTTTGGGCCGCACGTCCCGGAAACTCCGGAGTCGCAGTCCATCCGGGCGCCAGCGGCCCAGGCAAGCGATGGCCAACCCGTCACTTCGCCGAGGTGGGGCGAAGCCTGTCCCGCGATCCGAGCTGCCGCCTTCTGTTGCTGGAAGGGCCGCTGGACGGTGAGACGGTGAAGGAAGTTCGAGCCGGCCTGGCCGAGCACTCGGCCCGCTGGGAAACGGTGAGCATCGAGAACCTGAGCCGCCTGGCCGCCGTGCTGAGCCGCTGCCGGCTCTTCATCGGCAACGACAGCGGGATCACCCACCTGGCAGCCGCCCTGGGCATCCGCACCATCGCCCTCTTTCTGGATACCGACCCCCGGATCTGGGCTCCCCGGGGCCCTCGGGTCGAGCTCCTGCGCCGGCCCGGCGTCGAGCAGGTGCTGTCGATCATCCGGCATTGA
- a CDS encoding AbrB/MazE/SpoVT family DNA-binding domain-containing protein: protein MELAKITARGQTTIPKNIREAANLVEGDVISFEMDGDRLVVRKVTPGQDEYLQGLSEVLSEWISPEDEEAWRDL, encoded by the coding sequence ATGGAATTGGCCAAAATCACCGCACGTGGGCAGACGACGATCCCCAAAAACATCCGTGAGGCTGCCAACCTGGTCGAGGGCGACGTGATCTCTTTCGAAATGGACGGCGATCGCTTGGTGGTGCGCAAGGTGACGCCGGGGCAGGACGAGTATCTGCAAGGCCTCTCCGAAGTTCTGAGCGAATGGATTTCGCCCGAAGACGAGGAAGCGTGGCGTGACCTTTGA
- a CDS encoding peptidylprolyl isomerase translates to MMFAFKQNGASALAALLLIGGGCSSGPKVSSDTAAIVNEAEIKISEVNKRFDAQLRQSPRAPSPEEAPTFKLNILSQLINDEILMQRAAADDLTASDAEVSTRFTDFKKNYTEEKFQEFLKEQGVTEEEFKQTLRKGATIEKLYNKEITSKISVTEAEIEQHFEENKSNYNLPKGWRLAHILITDAKESGINNTRGDDATTPLEAQKKAQILMRRLLNGEDFARLAVEYSEDAESAPRGGDLGFVTEQQMETVSPELKKTVQSLRVEQVFPRPIRIGYGYHLVKLLAKERGGQHELSEPQVQADVRQTIFNRKETLLKTAYLEVIRNDAQIRNVLAEKLLDSQ, encoded by the coding sequence ATGATGTTTGCCTTCAAGCAAAACGGTGCATCGGCTCTGGCGGCGCTATTGCTGATCGGAGGCGGCTGCAGCTCGGGACCCAAGGTGAGTTCCGACACCGCGGCCATCGTCAACGAAGCGGAAATCAAGATCTCCGAGGTCAACAAGCGCTTCGACGCTCAACTCCGGCAGAGCCCCCGGGCGCCGTCGCCCGAGGAGGCTCCCACCTTCAAGCTCAACATCCTGAGCCAGCTCATCAACGATGAGATCCTCATGCAGCGGGCTGCCGCCGACGATCTGACCGCCAGCGACGCCGAGGTCAGCACCCGGTTTACCGACTTCAAGAAGAACTACACCGAGGAAAAGTTTCAGGAATTCCTCAAGGAGCAGGGGGTCACCGAGGAGGAGTTCAAGCAGACCCTGCGCAAGGGCGCCACCATCGAGAAGCTCTACAACAAGGAGATCACCTCCAAGATCTCGGTGACCGAAGCCGAGATCGAGCAGCATTTCGAAGAGAACAAGTCCAACTACAACCTGCCCAAGGGTTGGCGTCTCGCCCATATTCTGATTACGGACGCCAAGGAGTCCGGCATCAACAATACCCGCGGCGACGACGCCACCACTCCCCTCGAGGCCCAAAAAAAGGCCCAGATCCTGATGCGGCGCCTGCTGAACGGCGAGGATTTTGCCCGCCTGGCGGTGGAGTACTCCGAGGACGCCGAGTCCGCCCCTCGGGGCGGAGACCTGGGATTCGTCACCGAGCAGCAGATGGAGACGGTCAGCCCCGAGCTCAAGAAAACGGTCCAGAGCCTCAGGGTGGAACAGGTCTTTCCCCGGCCCATCCGCATCGGCTACGGCTACCACCTGGTCAAGCTCCTGGCCAAGGAGCGCGGCGGGCAGCATGAACTGAGCGAACCGCAGGTCCAGGCGGATGTTCGCCAGACCATCTTCAACCGCAAGGAAACCCTGCTGAAGACAGCCTACCTGGAAGTCATCCGCAACGACGCCCAGATCAGAAACGTGCTCGCCGAGAAGCTCCTGGACAGCCAGTAG
- a CDS encoding type II toxin-antitoxin system PemK/MazF family toxin, with product MTFDLLDVVVVPFPFTDRRTSKRRPALIVSSSNFNRAHDQFVLAMITSTGNDWPSDVAIQGWREAGLNVPCKVRFKLFTLDDALIVRKVGRLSKEDGEEVNKALGQVLAGN from the coding sequence GTGACCTTTGATTTGCTCGATGTGGTCGTTGTCCCTTTCCCATTCACGGATCGCCGGACCAGCAAGCGCCGGCCGGCATTGATCGTCTCATCGTCAAACTTCAATCGGGCTCATGATCAGTTTGTCCTGGCCATGATCACGTCGACCGGGAACGACTGGCCCAGTGACGTGGCGATCCAGGGATGGCGGGAAGCTGGCCTCAACGTTCCCTGCAAGGTCCGTTTCAAGCTTTTTACCCTCGACGACGCTCTGATTGTTCGCAAGGTCGGGAGGTTGTCGAAAGAGGATGGCGAAGAAGTGAATAAAGCACTGGGACAAGTTCTGGCAGGCAACTGA